From a region of the Capricornis sumatraensis isolate serow.1 chromosome 22, serow.2, whole genome shotgun sequence genome:
- the LOC138069242 gene encoding cysteine-rich secretory protein 3-like isoform X1 has protein sequence MALFTVVLFLAAVWLPFFPAKGQDQRFADLSTTLKNVQTEIVNKHNDLRRGVSPPPSNMLKMQWNSKAAENAQNWANKCLFKHSNKKDRIVGTRNCGENLFMSSYPSTWSNAIQNWYDEVHDFAFEVGPTSPQAVVGHFTQVVWYSSFLIGCGVAYCPKQSLKYLYVCQYCPAGNIVGRQHVPYQKGTPCGSCPNHCDNGLCTNSCEYEDTYSNCASLKETWTCASDFVKTNCKAACNCQGKIY, from the exons ATGGCATTATTCACGGTGGTTTTGTTCCTGGCAGCTGTGTGGCTTCCATTCTTTCCTGCAAAGGGACAG GATCAACGTTTTGCTGATTTGTCAACCACCCTGAAAAATGTCCAAACTGAGATTGTAAACAAACACAATGACCTAAGGAGAGGAGTCTCTCCACCTCCCAGTAACATGCTGAAGATG CAATGGAACAGCAAGGCAGCAGAAAATGCCCAAAATTGGGCAAACAAGTGCCTTTTCAAACACAGTAACAAAAAGGATAGAATAGTAG GTACAAGGAACTGTGGTGAGAATCTCTTTATGTCAAGTTACCCTTCCACATGGTCTAATGCAATCCAAAACTGGTATGATGAGGTCCATGATTTTGCCTTTGAAGTAGGGCCAACGAGTCCCCAAGCAGTAGTTGGACATTTCACCCAG GTTGTTTGGTACTCATCTTTCCTTATTGGATGTGGAGTTGCCTACTGTCCCAAACAAAGTCTAAAGTACCTCTATGTTTGCCAATACTGTCCTGC TGGTAATATTGTTGGCAGACAACATGTCCCTTACCAAAAGGGGACACCTTGTGGCAGCTGCCCCAATCACTGTGACAACGGACTATGCA CCAATAGTTGTGAGTATGAAGATACCTATTCTAACTGTGCATCTTTAAAGGAAACATGGACCTGTGCCTCTGATTTTGTGAAGACCAATTGCAAGGCTGCCTGCAACTGTCAAGGCAAAATTTATTAA
- the LOC138069242 gene encoding cysteine-rich secretory protein 3-like isoform X2: MALFTVVLFLAAVWLPFFPAKGQDQRFADLSTTLKNVQTEIVNKHNDLRRGVSPPPSNMLKMQWNSKAAENAQNWANKCLFKHSNKKDRIVGMNCGENLFMSSYPSTWSNAIQNWYDEVHDFAFEVGPTSPQAVVGHFTQVVWYSSFLIGCGVAYCPKQSLKYLYVCQYCPAGNIVGRQHVPYQKGTPCGSCPNHCDNGLCTNSCEYEDTYSNCASLKETWTCASDFVKTNCKAACNCQGKIY, from the exons ATGGCATTATTCACGGTGGTTTTGTTCCTGGCAGCTGTGTGGCTTCCATTCTTTCCTGCAAAGGGACAG GATCAACGTTTTGCTGATTTGTCAACCACCCTGAAAAATGTCCAAACTGAGATTGTAAACAAACACAATGACCTAAGGAGAGGAGTCTCTCCACCTCCCAGTAACATGCTGAAGATG CAATGGAACAGCAAGGCAGCAGAAAATGCCCAAAATTGGGCAAACAAGTGCCTTTTCAAACACAGTAACAAAAAGGATAGAATAGTAGGtat GAACTGTGGTGAGAATCTCTTTATGTCAAGTTACCCTTCCACATGGTCTAATGCAATCCAAAACTGGTATGATGAGGTCCATGATTTTGCCTTTGAAGTAGGGCCAACGAGTCCCCAAGCAGTAGTTGGACATTTCACCCAG GTTGTTTGGTACTCATCTTTCCTTATTGGATGTGGAGTTGCCTACTGTCCCAAACAAAGTCTAAAGTACCTCTATGTTTGCCAATACTGTCCTGC TGGTAATATTGTTGGCAGACAACATGTCCCTTACCAAAAGGGGACACCTTGTGGCAGCTGCCCCAATCACTGTGACAACGGACTATGCA CCAATAGTTGTGAGTATGAAGATACCTATTCTAACTGTGCATCTTTAAAGGAAACATGGACCTGTGCCTCTGATTTTGTGAAGACCAATTGCAAGGCTGCCTGCAACTGTCAAGGCAAAATTTATTAA